The Chitinophaga sp. H8 region TGAAATATTCCAAGATATCTCTTTTTATAGCTTTTTTTCTCCTCGTTGTTTCCTGTAAGAAAGATCCGCTTGATATTACACCAAGTGGACGTATTACATTGGGAGATGTTTTTAAAGACCAGGAATTAACAGAAGCTTACCTGAATACCACTTATGAAAGAATTCGTAAACATGGGTGCAATATTCTTTACTATACCTTTTTATCTGCTTTTGGGGATGATGCGCATGAAAGCAATTATCCCAGTCAGGCATACTATGTAGTAGGTCAGTATATTATGGGGAATATCAGTTCTTCCTACAATCCGTTTGATGGAGGAGGAGATGCTACGCTGTCTTACAATGATATGCTCTGGTATGAGCGTGCATGGGTAGGGATCAGAAGGGCTAACGTATTTCTGGCAAATGTAAATGAAGTGAACGCACCTGATGCGAGGTTGAGGGGAAGGTTGATTGCTGAGGCCAAATTGTTACGTGCGCTGTTCTACCTGGATCTATTGATCAATTACGGGCCTATGCCTATTATTACCAAGGATATTACACTGCAAACTGATTATTCAGATATCAAACGTCCTACTTATGCGGAATGTACTGAATTCATCGCAAAAGATTGTGATGAAGCGCTGGCAGAACCGAATTTGCCATACAGGGTTACCTCTGAAGCAGAACGCGGACGTATGACAAAAGCAGTGGCATATGCTATCAAATCTCAGATAACTTTATTTAATGCCAGCCCGCAATGGAATGCCGGAAGTGATAAGGATAAGTGGCTGATGGCGGCCAATGCGGCAGAAGAAGGGTTAAAGGACCTTACAGCCAAAGGGTTTCAGTTGTTCCCGAAATATGAGGATTATTTTATCTCAAAGCCCGACTTGTCTAATAACCCTAATGATAAAGAAACGTTGTTTGAAAATAACAACTGGGGGTATTCTGGGCAGGACTACCGCCGCTTTGGAAACATTCTGTTCCTGATGCATATGATACCGGATTTTGGTCCTGAAAAAGCAGGCAACTGTCCTACACAGGAGCTGGTAGATAGTTATGAAATGAAAAGTGGAGAAGTGCCTATTTTAGGTTATACAGATGATGATCATTTACGCCCGATCATTAATCCGGCTTCCGGATATGATGAAAGTAATCCTTATAAAGACCGCGACCCCCGCTTTTATGCAACGGTCTGGTATAATGGTGCGCACTATGGAATTATCAACGGACGGGACACTTATATTGAATCATATGTAGGTGGAAGGCATGGTATTTCAGGGATCAAACAGCGCACGCCAACAGGATATTACATGCGTAAATTTATAGATCCTGAGGTACGGTCGGCCGCTGCGGGCACTACTACCTACAAGCAATTCCGGCTGGCAGAATTGTATCTTAATCTGGCGGAAGCTGAAAACGAAGCGAATGGTCCTACTGAAAAAGCCTATAATGCAGTAAATACGGTAAGAAGAAGAGCGGGGATGCCTGATTTAAAAGATTTATCTAAAGAAAAGCTCAGAGAGCGGATCAGAAATGAGCGCAGGGTAGAATTTGCCTTGGAAGAAAACCGTTTCTATGATGTAAAACGCTGGAAAATATTAGATAAAGTAGGTAAGATCACCACCGGTATGGAATGGGTGAAGAATGATGATGGTTCTTTGGCAAACCGGAGGATTGTAACAAT contains the following coding sequences:
- a CDS encoding RagB/SusD family nutrient uptake outer membrane protein, translating into MKYSKISLFIAFFLLVVSCKKDPLDITPSGRITLGDVFKDQELTEAYLNTTYERIRKHGCNILYYTFLSAFGDDAHESNYPSQAYYVVGQYIMGNISSSYNPFDGGGDATLSYNDMLWYERAWVGIRRANVFLANVNEVNAPDARLRGRLIAEAKLLRALFYLDLLINYGPMPIITKDITLQTDYSDIKRPTYAECTEFIAKDCDEALAEPNLPYRVTSEAERGRMTKAVAYAIKSQITLFNASPQWNAGSDKDKWLMAANAAEEGLKDLTAKGFQLFPKYEDYFISKPDLSNNPNDKETLFENNNWGYSGQDYRRFGNILFLMHMIPDFGPEKAGNCPTQELVDSYEMKSGEVPILGYTDDDHLRPIINPASGYDESNPYKDRDPRFYATVWYNGAHYGIINGRDTYIESYVGGRHGISGIKQRTPTGYYMRKFIDPEVRSAAAGTTTYKQFRLAELYLNLAEAENEANGPTEKAYNAVNTVRRRAGMPDLKDLSKEKLRERIRNERRVEFALEENRFYDVKRWKILDKVGKITTGMEWVKNDDGSLANRRIVTIRRNSWQDRFLLFPIPVAETVKMRGMTQNPGW